The following DNA comes from Oceanococcus atlanticus.
GCTGAGGGCTGAGGGAAGACATCGAAGCGGCTGCGGTCCGCGGCACCGCCCCACACCGCGTCAATGCGCTCGCCCACCGCCATGTCGAACGCACCCCAGGCCGGCTCAAACAGGCTTTCCCCTCGCATCCCGCGGACCCTGCAATCGGCCAGGCTGAACAGGATATTGCGGCCATTTTCTCGCCAGATTCTGAGCAACTGCCCGCGCACCGTAATACCCGACAGAAACTCCAGCGAAACCTGCTTGCCCGCCTCGATACCCAGTGCCTTGAGTTCATCCACGCAATATTCGGACAGGCAGCGCGACAAGCCTTTGACGCGCCCCACCGGCGATCCGAACCCGGCCGCGTGATGATCGATGCCGTGCCCGGGCAGCTCATGATCGGCATAAGCCAGCTGGGTCGGCCCTTCGCAGCGCAGGTAGATCGGGTTGTCCAGCGCGTCCGTCTGCACCTCGACGAAGCGCCCGCTGACCTGCAGCCCGCTGCTGTAGCGCGCCGTACACACCGCCGCGCTATCCAACGCCTTGCGCAACGCGCGCAGGCCACCCTGACGGTAAGCCATGCCATCGGCAAAAACCTCAAGCACCTGACTCAGATGCTTGCAGTTCTGGGCCACGAACAACTGCGGCTGCCGTGCGGTGATGTCATAGGGCGTATTCACCGCCTCGACCGACAGCGGATGCTTGCGCACCTGGCTATCATCCAGGCAACTCACACACTCGCCCAGCGATGACAGCAACCCGGCACCGAACAGTTTGTAGTCGTCGCACTCGCCGACCAGCCCGTATTCCACCGTCCACCAGTGCAGGCGCGACAGCAGGGCCGCCTCGGAGCGGTTGTCGTTGGCAGCCAGTGCGCGGTCCAGGGCAGCCTGGGCCGATGCGATCTGTTGCGCGCTGGCCTGAGGATCTTCCTTGACGATCGACAGATGGCGGATCGCGGCATAGACCGCGTGATCAGCCGCTGTGGAGATCGCTTTCATGCCCACCGCACCGAAAGCCTGCAGATATTCGGCGTAATCAACATCGACTAAAAACGGCGCATGACCGGCCGCTTCATGCACGATATCCGGCGCGGGGGTGTAGAGGATGTGTTGCAGGCTGCGCATACCCAGCGCAATCGGCAACACCCGGCGGGCCTGAAACTCCATGAACACGGCCGGCGGTATGAAACCGTCAACCACCACCGCGCTCCAGCCCAGCGTTTGCATGTGCCGGTTGATGTCGTCGATATCGGGGATGCGTTCCAGATCTATCCCGGTGCGACGCAAACCCTCCAGATACACCGGATGGGCGGTGTCACGCAGCGCTTTGACCAACTGCTGCAGGGTGAAACGCCACACCGCATGGTCTTCGGCGCTGTAGCTGCGCGCATGATCCTGGCGCGCCACAAAGGCCCGCAGATGGGCGGGCAAGCGTTCAATCACCTCCTGCTGGCTCATGATCGTCGCGCCGTCCTACCGCGCTCAGCCTGACCTGGCCGGCGGCTGCACCGTTTGCTCGATGGCGCCGAAGATCGAGGCACCCGTCTGATCAAGCATCTCGATGCGAATCTGATCGCCCGGCTGCATGAACGCGGTCGCCGGCTGGCCGTCGCGTATGGTTTCGATCATGCGCAATTCGGCAATGCAGGAATAACCGCGCCCACCATCGGCGATGGCCGATCCATGCGCCGTACCCTGCTTGTTGGAAACGGTGCCCGAACCAATGATGGCGCCAGCCCCCATCTCACGGGTGCGACAGGCATGCGCAATCAGCTGGCCGAAATGAAAGGTCATGTCCTCGCCCGCCTGTGGTCGACCAAAAGGCTGCGCATTGAGGGTGCTCAGCAGTGGCCGACACACTCGCCCGCCCTGCCATGCCCCGGCCAGTTCATCCGGGGTCACCGCAACAGGCGAAAATGCCGAGGCCGGCTTGGACTGGTAGAAGCCGAAACCCTTGGCCAGCTCGCCCGGGATCAGCTGACGCAGCGACACATCATTGACCAGCATCAGCAGACGCACGCTGTCCAGCGCCTGCAGCGAGTCAACGCCCATGGCGACATCGCCGGTGATCACCGCGATCTCGGCCTCAAAGTCGATACCACCGGCCGGGTCGGCCACAATCGGATCGCACGGCCCGACAAAGCAATCGGAGCCGCCCTGGTAGATCAGCGGGTCGCTCCAGAAACTGTCCGGCAGCTCGGCGCCACGCGCCCGTCGCACCAGCTCCACGTGGTTCACGTAGGCGCTGCCATCGGCCCAGTGGTAGGCACGCGGCAGCGGCGAACTGCAGACCTGAGGATCAAAAGCCCGGGCCTGACTGCAGTCGCCTTGCTCAAGCTGCGCGGCGACCGCGCGCAAGGCCGGCTCACAGTCCGACCAGTTGTCCAGAGCAGCCTGCATCGTGAGCGCGATCTCCGGCACCTCAACAGCCCATTGCAGATCACGCGAAACCACCAGCAGGCGCCCATCTCGTCCGTCTTTCAGGCTTGCCAGTTTCATACGCTGTGCTCCTTGCGGGTTCTGTCGTGCAACCAGGCCGCATGGCGCGGCGCCTTCTTGGTGCGGCTCCACTCTTCAAGCATGGCCGGGGCCACCTCGGCAAGACGGGCCATGTCCTGGGGGCTGTGCGTATTGGCCGCCAGCTCGATGCGGTGCCCGTTCGGGTCGAAGAAATACAGTGACTGAAAAATACAGTGATCAGTCGGCCCCAGCACCTCCAGCCCAAGATCCAGCAAATGCGCTTTGGCGGCGTGCAGGTCTTCAACACTGGCCAGCTCGAAAGCGATGTGCTGAACCCAGTCCGGGGTGTTGCTGTCGCGGCCCATAGGCGCAGCTCCAGGCAACTCGAAAAAAGCCAGCACATTGCCCATGCCGGCATCCAGAAACACGTGCATGTAAGGATCGGGCTGACCGGTGGACGGCACCTCATCCTCGGCAATGGCCAGCACGAAGCGCATGTTCAAAGCGCGCTGGTAGAACTCGACAGTTTCCCGCGCGTCGTGGCAGCGATAGGCCACATGATGAATGCGTTGCAGTTGCATGCGGCCTCCTCAGCTTGCGCCTTCGGCATCGGCCAGTGAACCACGCCGGATCTGGTCACGCTCCATCGACTCGAACAGGGCCTGGAAATTGCCCTCGCCAAAGCCTTCATCTTTTTTGCGCTGGATGAATTCGAAGAAAATCGGGCCGATCAGGGTTTCGGAGAAGATCTGCAACAGCAGCCTCGGATCACCATCGGTGGTCGAGCCATCCAGAAGAATGCCCCGCGTCTTGAGGGCTTCGA
Coding sequences within:
- a CDS encoding VOC family protein; translation: MQLQRIHHVAYRCHDARETVEFYQRALNMRFVLAIAEDEVPSTGQPDPYMHVFLDAGMGNVLAFFELPGAAPMGRDSNTPDWVQHIAFELASVEDLHAAKAHLLDLGLEVLGPTDHCIFQSLYFFDPNGHRIELAANTHSPQDMARLAEVAPAMLEEWSRTKKAPRHAAWLHDRTRKEHSV
- a CDS encoding fumarylacetoacetate hydrolase family protein produces the protein MKLASLKDGRDGRLLVVSRDLQWAVEVPEIALTMQAALDNWSDCEPALRAVAAQLEQGDCSQARAFDPQVCSSPLPRAYHWADGSAYVNHVELVRRARGAELPDSFWSDPLIYQGGSDCFVGPCDPIVADPAGGIDFEAEIAVITGDVAMGVDSLQALDSVRLLMLVNDVSLRQLIPGELAKGFGFYQSKPASAFSPVAVTPDELAGAWQGGRVCRPLLSTLNAQPFGRPQAGEDMTFHFGQLIAHACRTREMGAGAIIGSGTVSNKQGTAHGSAIADGGRGYSCIAELRMIETIRDGQPATAFMQPGDQIRIEMLDQTGASIFGAIEQTVQPPARSG
- a CDS encoding aromatic amino acid hydroxylase, which encodes MSQQEVIERLPAHLRAFVARQDHARSYSAEDHAVWRFTLQQLVKALRDTAHPVYLEGLRRTGIDLERIPDIDDINRHMQTLGWSAVVVDGFIPPAVFMEFQARRVLPIALGMRSLQHILYTPAPDIVHEAAGHAPFLVDVDYAEYLQAFGAVGMKAISTAADHAVYAAIRHLSIVKEDPQASAQQIASAQAALDRALAANDNRSEAALLSRLHWWTVEYGLVGECDDYKLFGAGLLSSLGECVSCLDDSQVRKHPLSVEAVNTPYDITARQPQLFVAQNCKHLSQVLEVFADGMAYRQGGLRALRKALDSAAVCTARYSSGLQVSGRFVEVQTDALDNPIYLRCEGPTQLAYADHELPGHGIDHHAAGFGSPVGRVKGLSRCLSEYCVDELKALGIEAGKQVSLEFLSGITVRGQLLRIWRENGRNILFSLADCRVRGMRGESLFEPAWGAFDMAVGERIDAVWGGAADRSRFDVFPQPSAEHAPCADGRETKRQLDTLYQRIRCIREQAAACDSAELARLEQQLKAYPDAWLAQLELLQLSTGALAQRLREALRDSASRLGGDTALLITMGLAELAGEGDSAVQGTSAG